A region from the Tsuneonella mangrovi genome encodes:
- a CDS encoding A/G-specific adenine glycosylase: MTASAQTISPDLLDWYDRNARALPWRSPPGAPPPEPYRVWLSEVMLQQTTTAAVAPYFAEFTRRWPSVEALAAAPEADVMAAWAGLGYYSRARNLVATARIIAEREAFPDTEEALRELPGVGAYIAAAVAAIAFGQRAVVVDANVERVVSRLFALGYPLPGVRKAIREKADAITPHARAGDFAQAMMDLGATICTPREPRCLLCPLAEDCDARAGGDPARYPVKAPKKAKPQRTGTAWWIEREGAVWLVCRPAKGMLGGMRALPDDGWSARVDGSRKPPLAGDWERAGTVRHSFTHFDLDLEVQVFRAAEPQMAGDGEWWPLDEIDSAGLPTVFAKAAQRAQA; this comes from the coding sequence ATGACTGCCAGCGCGCAAACCATCTCCCCCGATCTGCTCGACTGGTACGACAGGAATGCGCGGGCGTTGCCGTGGCGCAGCCCACCGGGAGCGCCGCCTCCCGAACCATATCGCGTGTGGTTGTCCGAAGTGATGTTGCAGCAGACCACGACGGCTGCTGTGGCTCCGTATTTCGCGGAATTCACGCGCCGCTGGCCGAGCGTCGAAGCGTTGGCCGCTGCGCCCGAGGCGGACGTGATGGCTGCGTGGGCGGGGCTGGGATACTATTCGCGGGCGCGCAACCTGGTGGCGACAGCGAGGATAATCGCCGAGCGGGAAGCGTTTCCCGATACTGAGGAGGCTCTGCGCGAGCTTCCCGGCGTGGGGGCCTATATCGCCGCAGCTGTGGCGGCGATCGCCTTCGGGCAGCGGGCGGTCGTGGTCGATGCCAATGTCGAACGGGTGGTTTCGCGGCTGTTTGCGCTTGGCTATCCGCTGCCCGGGGTGCGCAAGGCGATCCGCGAGAAGGCCGACGCGATCACACCGCACGCGCGGGCCGGCGATTTCGCGCAGGCGATGATGGACCTCGGTGCAACGATCTGCACGCCGCGCGAACCGCGCTGCTTGCTCTGTCCGCTCGCCGAAGACTGCGATGCGCGCGCGGGAGGCGATCCGGCACGCTATCCGGTCAAGGCGCCGAAGAAAGCCAAACCGCAACGCACCGGTACAGCGTGGTGGATCGAACGGGAGGGCGCAGTGTGGCTCGTGTGTCGACCTGCCAAGGGGATGCTCGGCGGGATGCGCGCGCTGCCTGACGATGGCTGGTCCGCTCGGGTAGACGGCTCGCGAAAGCCGCCGCTAGCGGGGGATTGGGAACGCGCCGGTACAGTGCGGCATTCGTTCACGCACTTCGACCTCGATTTGGAGGTGCAGGTGTTTCGCGCAGCGGAACCGCAAATGGCGGGCGACGGTGAATGGTGGCCGCTCGACGAAATCGATTCCGCCGGCCTCCCGACAGTGTTCGCCAAGGCGGCGCAGCGCGCGCAGGCCTAG
- a CDS encoding DsbA family protein, which translates to MKLPRLAKLAAVTLAAAFAIAATGNWNTVVTVTPEGAHAIGNPDAKLKLDEYVSYTCPHCAHFARDGEGALDLAYIGSGKVQVTIHSFIRDPIDLTAAMLAACGPRDKFMRNHMMFMLEQDKWLPKAINATKAQQNRWFSGDYAARRRAIASDMGFYDMMDSRGYTPAQVDRCLSDDVLAKKLTDQTQAAEDKLGIPGTPGFVLDGLLLTGTFTWETLQPQLDARL; encoded by the coding sequence ATGAAATTGCCCCGTTTGGCCAAGCTGGCCGCCGTGACGCTTGCCGCCGCCTTTGCCATTGCCGCAACCGGCAACTGGAACACCGTCGTGACGGTGACTCCCGAGGGTGCCCATGCGATCGGCAATCCCGACGCCAAGCTCAAGCTCGACGAGTACGTCAGCTACACCTGCCCGCACTGCGCGCACTTCGCCCGAGACGGCGAAGGTGCGCTCGATCTCGCCTATATCGGCTCGGGCAAGGTGCAGGTGACGATTCACAGCTTCATCCGCGACCCGATCGACCTGACTGCCGCGATGCTCGCCGCCTGCGGACCGAGGGACAAATTCATGCGCAACCACATGATGTTCATGCTCGAGCAGGACAAATGGCTGCCCAAGGCGATCAATGCCACCAAGGCGCAGCAGAACCGCTGGTTTTCGGGCGACTATGCTGCGCGCCGGAGGGCGATTGCCAGCGACATGGGGTTCTACGACATGATGGATTCACGCGGTTACACCCCTGCACAGGTCGATCGCTGCCTGTCCGACGATGTGCTAGCGAAGAAGCTGACCGATCAAACCCAGGCCGCCGAAGACAAATTGGGCATTCCTGGAACGCCGGGCTTCGTGCTCGACGGCCTCCTGCTGACGGGGACCTTCACCTGGGAGACACTCCAGCCGCAGCTCGACGCACGCCTTTAG
- a CDS encoding serine hydrolase domain-containing protein has protein sequence MAFREFEVMQVSRRTLLRTGALAGIGAAAATVPLGRFAFAADLDPWTNVAQLERNYVDKKEVANMVAALGWSQQTPDFLSRGTLAFGASAPAGPDSLYRIYSMTKPITGMAAMQLIDAGKLGLDQPVYDILPAYKSMTVQKTYDGSLTDVEPATRPITIRNLLTHTAGLGYAIIQKGPIRSAYIADGLAAGQLAKLPIPGVSTNIQAPSLKAFADRLAKLPLVYQPGTHWSYSVGLDLLGRVIEVASGQPFDRYLEEHIFEPCGMHSTFFEVPSNDVSRLTTNYLVANGTLIAGDPGTDSVYAEPPPYPMGGSGLVSSARDYDRFLQMLLGYGTIGGRRVMSELAVRVGTSNLLPDGASVKGTWIEGSGFGAGGRVGLGASARTFGWSGAAGTVGFVDFRHRLRANLMTQYMPSNSYPIYSDFHAAVANDLNDTSKT, from the coding sequence ATGGCATTCCGCGAGTTTGAAGTGATGCAGGTTTCGCGCCGGACCCTGCTGCGAACGGGTGCGCTTGCTGGCATTGGTGCAGCCGCTGCGACAGTTCCGTTGGGGCGTTTCGCCTTTGCGGCGGACCTGGATCCCTGGACGAATGTGGCGCAGCTCGAGCGGAACTATGTCGACAAGAAAGAGGTCGCGAATATGGTCGCGGCCCTGGGTTGGAGCCAGCAGACTCCCGATTTCCTCTCGCGCGGTACTCTGGCTTTCGGTGCGAGCGCGCCTGCGGGGCCGGACAGCCTCTATCGCATCTATTCGATGACCAAGCCGATCACCGGAATGGCGGCGATGCAGCTGATCGATGCGGGCAAGCTCGGGCTCGACCAGCCAGTCTATGACATTCTGCCCGCCTACAAGTCGATGACGGTCCAGAAGACCTACGACGGTTCATTGACCGACGTCGAACCGGCCACGCGCCCGATCACGATCCGCAACCTGCTGACCCACACCGCGGGATTGGGCTATGCGATCATCCAGAAGGGACCGATCCGTTCCGCCTATATTGCCGACGGGCTGGCTGCCGGGCAGCTTGCCAAGCTGCCCATTCCGGGAGTGAGCACCAATATCCAGGCACCGAGCCTGAAGGCGTTCGCCGACCGGCTTGCAAAGCTGCCGCTGGTATACCAGCCAGGCACCCACTGGTCGTATTCGGTCGGGCTCGACCTGCTCGGGCGGGTTATTGAAGTCGCCAGCGGCCAGCCGTTCGACCGCTACCTCGAAGAGCATATTTTTGAACCATGCGGGATGCACTCGACCTTTTTCGAAGTGCCATCGAATGACGTTTCGCGGCTGACCACCAACTACCTCGTGGCCAATGGCACTTTGATCGCGGGCGACCCTGGGACGGACTCGGTTTATGCGGAGCCGCCACCCTATCCGATGGGCGGGTCCGGGTTGGTCAGTTCCGCGCGTGACTATGACCGGTTCCTTCAGATGCTGCTCGGTTACGGAACGATCGGCGGAAGGCGAGTGATGAGCGAACTTGCGGTGCGCGTTGGGACTTCCAATCTCCTCCCGGACGGTGCCAGCGTTAAGGGCACATGGATCGAAGGCTCGGGTTTTGGCGCGGGCGGTCGGGTCGGACTAGGGGCGAGTGCTAGAACGTTTGGGTGGTCCGGCGCCGCAGGTACGGTCGGATTTGTCGATTTTCGCCATCGGCTTCGTGCTAATCTGATGACGCAATATATGCCATCCAACAGCTATCCGATCTATTCCGATTTCCATGCTGCGGTGGCAAACGATCTCAACGATACGAGCAAGACATGA
- a CDS encoding AAA family ATPase, whose amino-acid sequence MQFRRLKLSGFKSFVEPSELRIEPGLTGVVGPNGCGKSNLLEAIRWVMGENSPKSLRSGGMDDVIFAGTAQRPPRDFAEVVLDALDDKGEELEVVRRIERGAGSAYRVNGRDVRAKDVSLTFADAATGAHSPALVSQGKIAQVIAAKPTERRMMLEEAAGIAGLHVRRRDAESKLRQTEANLARLEDLLAGLDSQIASLRRQAKQAERYKLLSDQIRVAEGRLLFARWRDAAAAAEVARKEAQGANDRVATAQDGVTAAQRAQAAAAGVLAEVRDELADRRDDASAHGHRMAALTGQLEAAEQRLADLDRQKAQLEADRGDADRLTSDAAEALARLEKELAESEAKLAVDQERRPALAARLEDTDRAARAAELALANATAQHAGVEAEWRVAEAEVAQAESRLARLDSEARRQVEMRASLTASGDPAASVEAAQRASTEASERLESLREALDTKRSRKEALQAARDEAANALSSARAELAGLEREHTALERDRQARAKQAANRQGLPAALDKVRAEAGYERALAAVLGRDARAPLGAPSNDAEGRYWTGSDAPPPVAGSLAAHVTDCPPQLAARLALVHFAESDDGRALDPGEWLVTRNGALRRWDGFVARGEGAAEAARLEAENRLVELSAQLSPRREAAAEAEKAHATAQDELAALQRELVADERSMQDAAEAERHALRALDQAEAACERHAARLSELEAAATDLAEQRETAAAELATAQDKRAALPSPDVGRAARDAAQAKSEAARETLQAATAELAAHDQALAVARERTAAQRSDIASWKARSGDAARRLSEMARRFEEIEEERAVVAAKPEGLMREIEQGDTVRARLTEDLAEAEQAVAKANETAQAADRALADATEALAAAREGRAGLAARAENEEQRREEMARVSGERFQCPPQLLGERLGFDDETVKQSPVESEELDRMIASRERIGPVNLVAAEELERIEAEHGASAEEQAELTEAVARLRGSIGSLNREGRERLRAAFEEVNTHFRRLFTRLFEGGEAHLALIDSDDPLEAGLEIFAQPPGKRLQSLTLLSGGEQALTATALIFALFLTNPAPICVLDEVDAPLDDANIDRFCDLLDSMVAETQTRYLIVTHNAVTMSRMHRLFGVTMVEKGISRLVSVDLGQAELMAAE is encoded by the coding sequence ATGCAGTTCAGGCGGCTCAAGCTCAGTGGTTTCAAGAGCTTTGTCGAGCCGTCGGAGCTGCGTATCGAGCCGGGCCTGACCGGGGTTGTCGGCCCCAACGGTTGCGGCAAGTCCAACTTGCTCGAAGCCATCCGCTGGGTGATGGGCGAAAATTCGCCCAAATCTTTGCGTTCGGGCGGGATGGACGACGTCATCTTCGCCGGGACTGCGCAACGTCCGCCCCGTGATTTCGCCGAAGTCGTACTCGATGCGCTCGATGACAAAGGCGAGGAACTCGAGGTTGTCCGCCGGATCGAACGCGGCGCGGGCAGTGCCTACCGCGTCAACGGACGCGATGTGCGCGCGAAAGACGTTTCGCTTACCTTCGCCGACGCGGCTACCGGCGCGCACAGCCCGGCGCTAGTAAGCCAGGGCAAGATCGCGCAGGTCATCGCCGCCAAGCCGACCGAACGGCGGATGATGCTTGAAGAAGCAGCCGGCATCGCTGGGCTTCACGTCCGCCGCCGCGATGCCGAGAGCAAGCTGCGCCAAACCGAAGCCAACCTCGCCCGGCTCGAAGACTTGTTGGCGGGGCTCGATAGCCAAATCGCTTCGCTGCGCCGCCAGGCCAAGCAGGCCGAACGCTACAAGCTGCTCTCGGACCAGATTCGCGTCGCCGAGGGGCGGCTGCTGTTTGCCCGCTGGCGCGACGCTGCCGCTGCCGCCGAAGTCGCCCGCAAGGAAGCACAAGGAGCCAACGACAGGGTTGCCACCGCGCAGGACGGGGTTACCGCCGCACAAAGGGCCCAGGCAGCAGCAGCCGGTGTGCTGGCAGAAGTGCGCGATGAACTCGCCGACCGGCGCGACGATGCCAGCGCGCACGGACACCGGATGGCAGCGCTGACCGGCCAGCTCGAAGCCGCCGAACAGCGCCTTGCCGATCTCGACCGGCAGAAGGCCCAGCTCGAGGCCGATCGCGGCGATGCCGACCGGCTGACCAGCGATGCCGCGGAAGCGCTCGCACGGTTGGAGAAGGAGCTGGCCGAAAGCGAGGCGAAACTCGCCGTCGACCAGGAACGTCGCCCGGCGCTTGCCGCAAGGCTGGAAGATACCGACCGCGCCGCGCGCGCTGCCGAACTGGCGCTTGCCAACGCGACCGCGCAACACGCCGGGGTCGAAGCCGAGTGGCGGGTGGCCGAAGCCGAAGTGGCTCAGGCGGAAAGCCGTCTCGCGCGCCTCGACAGCGAAGCGCGGCGACAGGTGGAAATGCGTGCCTCGCTCACCGCGTCGGGCGATCCCGCCGCATCGGTGGAAGCCGCACAGCGCGCGTCTACCGAAGCGAGCGAGCGGCTCGAGAGCCTCAGGGAAGCGCTCGATACCAAGCGCTCCCGCAAGGAAGCGCTACAGGCCGCTCGCGACGAGGCCGCAAACGCTTTATCTTCCGCGCGCGCCGAACTCGCCGGACTGGAACGCGAACACACTGCACTCGAACGCGACCGGCAAGCCCGCGCGAAGCAGGCGGCGAACCGTCAGGGCCTACCCGCCGCGCTCGACAAAGTTCGCGCAGAGGCAGGCTATGAACGCGCACTCGCCGCCGTGCTGGGGCGCGATGCGAGGGCTCCGCTCGGCGCTCCCTCGAACGATGCCGAAGGCCGCTACTGGACCGGTTCCGACGCGCCGCCGCCGGTTGCGGGCAGCCTTGCAGCACACGTCACCGATTGCCCCCCGCAACTCGCAGCCCGACTGGCGCTGGTCCATTTTGCCGAGAGCGACGACGGTCGTGCGCTCGATCCGGGCGAATGGCTCGTCACACGCAACGGTGCGTTGCGCAGGTGGGACGGATTCGTCGCGCGCGGCGAAGGGGCGGCGGAGGCAGCGCGCCTCGAAGCCGAAAACCGACTGGTCGAGCTGTCCGCCCAGCTGTCGCCTCGCCGTGAAGCCGCGGCGGAGGCGGAGAAGGCGCACGCTACCGCGCAAGACGAACTCGCCGCGCTCCAGCGTGAACTGGTCGCCGACGAGCGTTCAATGCAGGATGCCGCCGAGGCGGAACGCCACGCGCTGCGTGCGCTCGACCAGGCAGAAGCGGCATGCGAACGCCACGCAGCGCGGCTCAGCGAGCTCGAAGCCGCCGCGACTGACCTTGCCGAACAGCGCGAAACCGCCGCAGCAGAACTCGCCACCGCGCAAGACAAGCGCGCCGCGCTCCCTTCGCCCGATGTCGGACGGGCAGCGCGCGATGCGGCGCAAGCCAAGAGCGAGGCCGCGCGCGAGACCCTGCAAGCGGCTACGGCGGAGCTCGCCGCTCACGATCAGGCGCTGGCAGTCGCGCGCGAACGCACCGCCGCGCAGCGCAGCGATATCGCCAGCTGGAAAGCGCGTTCGGGCGATGCCGCCCGCCGACTGAGCGAAATGGCACGCCGGTTTGAAGAGATCGAAGAAGAGCGCGCGGTCGTTGCTGCCAAGCCCGAAGGGTTGATGCGCGAGATCGAACAAGGCGATACCGTTCGCGCGCGGCTGACCGAAGACCTTGCCGAAGCCGAACAGGCGGTCGCGAAAGCGAACGAGACCGCGCAAGCCGCTGATCGTGCGCTGGCCGACGCGACCGAAGCGCTTGCCGCCGCCCGTGAAGGCCGCGCCGGGCTCGCCGCCCGGGCCGAGAACGAAGAGCAACGCCGCGAGGAAATGGCGCGCGTTTCCGGCGAACGGTTCCAGTGCCCACCGCAACTGCTTGGCGAACGGCTCGGGTTCGATGACGAAACGGTCAAGCAGTCGCCCGTCGAATCCGAAGAACTCGACCGGATGATCGCCAGCCGCGAACGGATCGGGCCGGTCAATCTCGTCGCCGCGGAGGAGCTCGAACGGATTGAGGCCGAACATGGTGCCAGTGCCGAAGAGCAAGCCGAACTGACCGAAGCAGTCGCTCGCCTGCGCGGATCGATCGGCAGCCTCAATCGCGAAGGGCGCGAGCGGCTGCGTGCCGCGTTCGAGGAAGTGAACACCCACTTCCGCCGCCTGTTCACCCGCCTGTTCGAAGGCGGCGAAGCCCACCTCGCGCTGATCGACAGCGACGATCCACTCGAAGCCGGCCTCGAAATCTTCGCACAACCGCCTGGCAAGCGCCTGCAATCGCTCACTTTGCTCTCGGGCGGCGAACAGGCCCTGACGGCAACTGCGCTGATCTTCGCGCTGTTCCTGACCAACCCCGCGCCGATCTGCGTGCTCGACGAAGTCGACGCGCCGCTCGACGATGCCAACATCGATCGCTTCTGCGACCTGCTCGATTCGATGGTTGCCGAGACCCAGACCCGCTACCTGATCGTGACACATAACGCAGTGACGATGAGCCGGATGCACCGGTTGTTCGGAGTAACGATGGTCGAGAAGGGTATCAGCCGCCTGGTCAGCGTCGATCTCGGGCAAGCCGAACTGATGGCCGCCGAATAG
- a CDS encoding DsbA family oxidoreductase produces MTEIVPIAIWSDVMCPWCIIGYRNLQQGLAMLEGEIEAQVSWLPFELNPDMPPQGEESRAHIARKYGRTGEQAKQASDMMAERARAAGFPFDYTGEGEAPPSMLWNTFDAHKLLRWALATEGPEAQTRLKLALFAAHFQQRRRIGERDVLLDVAAEQGFDREAVAAALDDERLAQEVRAEERHAWDMNVTGVPAMVIDGKFLVPGAQEPETYANVLRRIVERRNDG; encoded by the coding sequence ATGACCGAAATCGTCCCGATCGCCATCTGGTCCGATGTGATGTGCCCGTGGTGCATCATCGGTTACCGCAACCTGCAGCAAGGCCTCGCGATGCTCGAGGGGGAGATTGAGGCGCAGGTCAGCTGGTTGCCGTTCGAACTCAACCCGGACATGCCGCCCCAGGGCGAGGAAAGCCGCGCGCATATCGCCCGCAAGTACGGTCGCACCGGGGAACAGGCGAAGCAGGCTTCCGACATGATGGCCGAGCGTGCGCGGGCGGCAGGCTTCCCGTTCGATTATACCGGCGAAGGCGAGGCGCCGCCGTCGATGTTGTGGAACACCTTTGATGCGCACAAGCTCCTTCGCTGGGCGCTTGCGACTGAAGGTCCGGAGGCGCAGACGCGGCTCAAGCTGGCGCTGTTCGCCGCCCATTTCCAGCAGCGCCGCCGCATTGGCGAACGCGATGTGCTGCTCGACGTAGCTGCTGAACAAGGGTTCGACCGGGAGGCAGTTGCTGCCGCGCTCGACGATGAGCGTCTTGCGCAGGAGGTGCGTGCGGAAGAACGCCATGCGTGGGACATGAACGTTACCGGGGTTCCGGCGATGGTGATCGACGGCAAGTTCCTGGTTCCCGGAGCGCAGGAGCCGGAGACCTACGCCAATGTGCTGCGCCGGATTGTGGAGCGCAGGAACGATGGCTGA
- a CDS encoding SDR family NAD(P)-dependent oxidoreductase → MADFSGKVAVITGGASGIGLAIARYLVDAGGAVVLADLPGERLDEAASALGDAALAVPTDVTKPEQIESLADVAFGWRGRVDLLLNNAGVGGPRGKQWEVDPDVARRHFDVNFWSVWEGCRVFAPRMAAQDHPSAIYNTASENAFFCAVPQSGAYIAAKHAVLGMTESLREDVPDHVSVGTLIPGWVATAIGPEQVMKYGMDADRFASIVVPQMLAGERFSVGHAYNVVPVHERIDALDAAFAKFAPRYEGDDEYDVRTVIARANAGRGGGGS, encoded by the coding sequence ATGGCTGATTTCTCGGGCAAGGTCGCGGTGATCACCGGCGGGGCCAGCGGAATCGGGCTCGCGATCGCGCGCTATCTGGTGGATGCGGGCGGGGCTGTCGTCCTCGCGGACCTTCCGGGCGAGCGGCTCGATGAGGCGGCGTCCGCGCTGGGCGATGCCGCGCTGGCTGTGCCGACTGACGTGACAAAACCCGAACAGATCGAGTCTCTGGCGGATGTAGCGTTCGGTTGGCGTGGGCGGGTCGACCTGTTGCTCAACAACGCCGGAGTTGGCGGTCCGCGCGGCAAGCAGTGGGAAGTCGATCCCGACGTGGCCCGCCGTCATTTCGACGTCAACTTCTGGAGCGTGTGGGAGGGGTGCCGGGTGTTCGCTCCGCGCATGGCGGCGCAGGATCATCCCTCGGCGATCTACAACACCGCGTCGGAAAACGCGTTCTTTTGCGCCGTGCCGCAGTCCGGAGCCTACATCGCCGCCAAGCACGCCGTGCTGGGGATGACCGAGAGCCTGCGCGAGGACGTGCCCGACCATGTCAGTGTCGGCACGCTAATCCCCGGTTGGGTGGCCACGGCCATCGGGCCGGAGCAGGTGATGAAATACGGCATGGATGCCGACCGGTTCGCGTCGATCGTGGTGCCGCAAATGCTTGCGGGGGAACGGTTCTCGGTCGGCCATGCCTACAACGTTGTCCCCGTCCATGAACGGATCGACGCGCTCGACGCGGCGTTCGCCAAGTTCGCGCCGCGCTACGAAGGCGACGACGAGTATGATGTCCGCACGGTGATCGCCCGTGCAAATGCTGGTCGCGGCGGCGGCGGCAGCTAG
- a CDS encoding DUF721 domain-containing protein produces MAAATMERDDKPKSGKAGSRRYERPRGGPAKAISDLTPQVGRAAFRRFGFIQSSIVTRWPEIVGATHAKVCSPEAIRFPPGEKADGILQLVVTPAHAPLIQHVIPEIIERVNRFFGYKAVARIKLRQGAVNPPRAEERPKAPPSLKPIPMELGESLRDIGDPELRTVLESLARTIAAQEDE; encoded by the coding sequence ATGGCCGCAGCGACGATGGAACGCGACGATAAACCGAAATCGGGCAAAGCGGGGTCGCGCCGGTACGAACGACCCCGCGGCGGACCGGCGAAGGCGATTTCCGACCTTACGCCGCAGGTCGGGCGGGCGGCATTTCGCCGGTTCGGGTTCATCCAGTCGAGCATCGTCACGCGCTGGCCCGAGATCGTCGGCGCCACTCATGCAAAGGTCTGCTCGCCCGAAGCGATCCGTTTTCCGCCCGGCGAGAAGGCCGACGGGATCCTGCAACTGGTCGTCACCCCTGCGCACGCACCGTTGATCCAGCATGTGATCCCGGAAATCATCGAGCGGGTGAACCGTTTTTTCGGATACAAGGCGGTGGCCCGGATCAAGCTGCGGCAAGGAGCGGTTAATCCACCGCGTGCAGAAGAACGACCCAAGGCGCCGCCGTCGCTCAAGCCGATCCCGATGGAACTGGGCGAAAGCCTGCGCGACATCGGCGATCCGGAGCTGCGAACAGTGCTCGAATCGCTGGCGCGGACAATTGCGGCGCAGGAGGACGAATGA
- a CDS encoding thioredoxin domain-containing protein — protein MILTSLRRPALTLAAASLALAVAGCGKKDDTTAATTPSSASAIAPIAPPAGQQWSDTVAETAQGGYVIGNPNAPIKLVEYGSLSCPHCARLAQEGDDPLLHKYVDSGRVSWEFRSFAIHPQDIPLTVLAECGGKDRFFPLMLQIYANFDKMNEVLNDKAALDRAQAAGSLPPKQRFVAISQALGYTDFFAKRGLSVDQANSCLADTDRAQKVADNSNKYSSDGVNSTPTLLINGANLELTVGAEPWTELEAALQRAGAR, from the coding sequence ATGATTCTGACTTCACTTCGCCGCCCCGCCCTGACGCTTGCTGCCGCCTCACTAGCCCTGGCGGTCGCTGGATGCGGAAAGAAGGACGATACGACCGCTGCCACCACGCCGTCGAGCGCGAGCGCGATCGCTCCGATCGCTCCGCCGGCCGGGCAGCAATGGTCGGACACCGTGGCCGAAACCGCGCAGGGCGGTTACGTAATCGGCAATCCGAACGCGCCGATCAAGCTGGTCGAATACGGCTCGCTGTCGTGCCCGCACTGCGCACGACTGGCTCAGGAAGGCGACGATCCGTTGCTCCACAAATACGTCGATAGCGGTCGGGTCAGCTGGGAATTCCGCAGTTTCGCGATCCACCCGCAGGACATTCCATTGACCGTTCTGGCAGAATGCGGCGGCAAGGACCGGTTCTTCCCGCTGATGCTGCAGATCTACGCCAACTTCGACAAGATGAACGAAGTGCTCAACGACAAGGCCGCGCTAGACCGGGCACAGGCGGCGGGCAGCCTGCCGCCCAAACAGCGGTTTGTCGCGATCTCCCAGGCGCTCGGCTACACCGACTTCTTCGCCAAGCGCGGTCTCTCGGTCGACCAGGCCAATTCGTGCCTCGCCGACACCGACCGCGCGCAGAAGGTTGCCGACAATTCGAACAAGTACAGCAGCGACGGAGTCAATTCGACACCGACGCTGCTGATCAATGGCGCAAATCTCGAGCTGACCGTCGGCGCGGAACCATGGACCGAACTGGAAGCGGCGCTGCAACGCGCCGGCGCCCGGTAA
- the nudC gene encoding NAD(+) diphosphatase, with protein MTPPVAFAGSPLDRADQVRADPERLAGLMNWKARLLRLDGLLPAIADDGGLLWGTLADAAPEVELVFLGLDDGKACFAAVPLEGDNLPAYAIRDIWNLLGALSPPDLATYGGARSLVDWHARHRFCAKCGQPTALAKGGWQRNCGSCGAQHFPRTDPVTIMLVEHDGKLMLGRGLGWPEGRYSALAGFVEPGETIEEAVAREVLEETGVIAHSVRYVASQPWPFPSQLMMGCHAMADGEDIQLDTTELSEARWFTRDEVAHAMAGGADPAFLPPPPTAIAHTLLAWWLAQ; from the coding sequence ATGACGCCGCCGGTCGCCTTTGCCGGATCGCCGCTCGACCGGGCCGACCAGGTTCGCGCCGACCCGGAACGGCTGGCGGGCTTGATGAACTGGAAGGCGCGGCTGTTGCGGCTCGACGGGCTTCTTCCCGCGATTGCGGACGACGGCGGTCTGCTCTGGGGTACGCTGGCAGATGCCGCTCCCGAAGTGGAACTGGTGTTCCTCGGCCTCGACGATGGCAAGGCGTGTTTCGCTGCGGTGCCGCTGGAAGGCGACAACCTGCCGGCTTACGCGATCCGCGACATCTGGAACCTGCTCGGCGCGCTCTCGCCACCGGACCTGGCGACGTATGGCGGTGCGCGCAGCCTGGTCGACTGGCATGCGCGGCACCGTTTTTGCGCCAAATGCGGGCAACCGACGGCGCTCGCCAAGGGCGGCTGGCAACGCAATTGCGGGTCGTGCGGCGCGCAACATTTCCCGCGCACCGATCCGGTGACGATCATGCTGGTCGAGCACGACGGAAAACTGATGCTCGGGCGCGGGCTCGGCTGGCCCGAGGGCCGCTATTCGGCGCTGGCCGGCTTTGTCGAACCCGGAGAAACGATCGAGGAAGCTGTCGCGCGTGAAGTGCTCGAGGAGACGGGCGTGATCGCGCACAGCGTGCGCTACGTCGCCAGCCAGCCGTGGCCGTTCCCGAGCCAGCTTATGATGGGCTGTCACGCGATGGCCGATGGCGAGGATATCCAGCTCGACACAACCGAGCTTTCCGAAGCGCGCTGGTTCACTCGCGACGAAGTGGCGCATGCGATGGCGGGAGGGGCCGATCCGGCATTCCTGCCGCCGCCGCCGACCGCGATTGCTCACACCCTGCTAGCATGGTGGCTTGCCCAATGA